Proteins encoded together in one Mus pahari chromosome 9, PAHARI_EIJ_v1.1, whole genome shotgun sequence window:
- the Ddit4 gene encoding DNA damage-inducible transcript 4 protein: MPSLWDRFSSSSSSSSSSRTPAADRPPRSAWGSAAREEGLDRCASLESSDCESLDSSNSGFGPEEDSSYLDGVSLPDFELLSDPEDEHLCANLMQLLQESLSQARLGSRRPARLLMPSQLVSQVGKELLRLAYSEPCGLRGALLDVCVEQGKSCHSVAQLALDPSLVPTFQLTLVLRLDSRLWPKIQGLLSSANSSLVPGYSQSLTLSTGFRVIKKKLYSSEQLLIEEC, from the exons ATGCCTAGCCTCTGGGATCGTTtctcgtcctcctcttcctcttcgtcCTCATCCCGAACTCCGGCCGCTGATCGGCCGCCGCGCTCCGCCTGGGGGTCTGCGGCCAGAGAAGAGGGCCTTGACCGCTGCGCGAGCCTGGAGAGCTCGGACTGCGAGTCCCTGGACAGCAGCAACAGTGGCTTCGGGCCGGAGGAAG ACTCCTCATACCTGGATGGGGTGTCCCTGCCCGACTTTGAGCTGCTCAGTGATCCCGAGGATGAGCACCTGTGTGCCAACCTGATGCAGCTGCTGCAGGAGAGCCTGTCCCAGGCGCGATTGGGCTCGCGGCGCCCTGCGCGCCTGCTCATGCCGAGCCAGCTGGTGAGCCAGGTGGGCAAGGAACTCCTGCGCCTGGCGTACAGCGAGCCGTGCGGCCTGCGGGGGGCACTGCTGGACGTGTGTGTGGAGCAAGGCAAGAGCTGTCATAGCGTGGCTCAGCTGGCCCTCGACCCCAGCCTAGTGCCCACCTTTCAGTTGACCCTGGTGCTGCGTCTGGACTCACGCCTCTGGCCCAAGATCCAGGGGTTGTTAAGTTCTGCCAACTCTTCCTTGGTCCCTGGTTACAGCCAGTCCCTGACGCTAAGCACCGGCTTCAGAGTCATCAAGAAGAAACTCTACAGCTCCGAGCAGCTGCTCATTGAAGAGTGTTGA